In Candidatus Poribacteria bacterium, the genomic window CATTATAGAGTCCGGTAGGTCTGGCGTGATGTCTCAACGCATGTCTATTTTCGGGTATCTGTGTAAGGCGAGCGTCGGTTTCTAACGCCTTCCGCGTTTCTGCGATCCACGCCTCAATCTCCTTCATCTTTTGTGGAAGTTGCTCGCGATAGTTCGTATCCGCTTCCTGAATCTCTTTGGATATGGATTCAAGGGCAGGGACGGTTGTGAAACCGACAGGCGGTGTCCACGGCTCAATGCGGGTGCCGCCCCAATTGGTACTGATTAATCCAATCGGGACATTGAGGTTCTTGTAAAGTTTTCTGCCGAAATAGTAAGCGACAGCGGAGAAATTCTCGATTGTTTGTGGGGTGGTTTCATACCAGTCGGAAACCTCTACATCTCGCTGAAGTAGTCCTGAGGGTCTATGCGGAATGTCAAACAGTCGGATCTTTGGATAGTCCGCCGCAGCGATTTCCGCATCGGCATCTCTTGAGGCACGCACAGACCATTCCATATTCGACTGTCCGGAGCAGACCCAAACTT contains:
- a CDS encoding sialate O-acetylesterase; this encodes MKRLMLSLIGVLLLSIQTLTHAEVTLPRVIGSNMVLQRDMEVPIWGWAAPDEEITVTLSDEDEGADPLFSTTVVVSDAEGNWRTELPAMDAGGPYTLRVYGLGNPAPTIELTNVLFGEVWVCSGQSNMEWSVRASRDADAEIAAADYPKIRLFDIPHRPSGLLQRDVEVSDWYETTPQTIENFSAVAYYFGRKLYKNLNVPIGLISTNWGGTRIEPWTPPVGFTTVPALESISKEIQEADTNYREQLPQKMKEIEAWIAETRKALETDARLTQIPENRHALRHHARPTGLYNGMVHPIVPYALRGAIWYQGESNLQDGMLYHEKMKALING